In one Gemmatimonas aurantiaca genomic region, the following are encoded:
- a CDS encoding DciA family protein — MPPRRDRGGRRPLSAMGDVVASVLEKAGLTDRVAQASVIPEWPHLVGVQIAGVTEPLLLQQDGTLVVMVKTHAWMQELTLLEPELLRSLNRDPSRAPIARLRWMLRR; from the coding sequence ATGCCCCCTCGCCGTGATCGTGGCGGTCGCCGGCCGCTGAGCGCCATGGGCGACGTGGTGGCCTCGGTGCTCGAAAAGGCCGGGCTCACCGACCGTGTCGCGCAGGCCTCGGTCATTCCGGAGTGGCCCCATCTGGTGGGCGTACAGATCGCGGGCGTGACGGAACCCCTGTTGCTGCAACAGGACGGCACGCTGGTGGTCATGGTGAAAACCCATGCCTGGATGCAGGAACTGACCCTGCTCGAACCGGAGTTGCTGCGGTCGCTCAACCGCGATCCGTCACGCGCGCCGATCGCCAGACTCCGCTGGATGCTGCGGCGCTGA